A single genomic interval of uncultured Pseudodesulfovibrio sp. harbors:
- a CDS encoding tetratricopeptide repeat protein, with amino-acid sequence MEELKEHYVKKTSCMMLVFGALLVGAFIGNAITMVYVGKQATPQGSGPVVQQNAPKAGGDARKLAQLESNAQNNPTNADAWIKLGNYCFDNRMPQKAANAYERAVELAPRREHVWSDLGVMYRQLGQYDKALEAFGSAAKLDPEHKTSWFNMGIVYLYDLNDKANAVRVWKKVLAIDPDAKTPNGDSVAELVKGLQK; translated from the coding sequence ATGGAAGAATTAAAAGAACACTATGTCAAGAAAACGTCATGCATGATGCTGGTTTTCGGGGCACTGCTTGTCGGAGCTTTTATCGGCAATGCCATTACGATGGTTTATGTCGGGAAGCAGGCAACCCCGCAGGGAAGCGGGCCTGTTGTGCAGCAGAATGCTCCCAAGGCCGGGGGAGACGCACGGAAGTTGGCGCAATTGGAATCCAATGCCCAGAATAATCCCACCAATGCCGACGCATGGATCAAGCTCGGCAATTATTGCTTTGACAACAGGATGCCCCAGAAGGCTGCAAATGCCTATGAGCGTGCTGTTGAGCTTGCGCCGAGAAGGGAGCATGTCTGGTCCGATCTCGGGGTCATGTACAGACAGCTTGGTCAATACGACAAGGCCTTGGAGGCATTCGGGAGCGCAGCAAAGCTGGACCCTGAGCACAAGACGTCATGGTTTAATATGGGGATTGTTTATCTGTATGATCTGAATGATAAGGCGAATGCGGTCAGGGTCTGGAAAAAGGTGCTGGCTATTGATCCCGATGCCAAGACGCCGAATGGAGATTCGGTGGCCGAGTTGGTGAAGGGGCTGCAAAAATAA
- a CDS encoding ECF transporter S component: MRRNNSQMNLYGKGSLPIVGCLVLFSVVLGTTDLGFIPVPTAAKSATIMHLPTIVASLLEGWPAGMIVGAVFGLTSMYTPSSAVASDPLVVLLPRILVGITPYLTYRWTGMLGEYSRLGLAAVVGTLTNTVGFLGMAWFLGYFDFETIVDVAWKHGLPEIVVAVLIVLPAVVLLRKAQVWIETVLD; the protein is encoded by the coding sequence ATGCGTAGAAATAATTCCCAGATGAACCTCTATGGAAAAGGCAGTCTGCCGATTGTGGGCTGCCTTGTTCTGTTTTCAGTTGTTCTCGGTACAACTGATTTGGGGTTCATTCCTGTGCCTACTGCTGCAAAAAGTGCGACCATCATGCATTTGCCAACCATCGTGGCGAGCCTGCTTGAGGGGTGGCCTGCGGGGATGATTGTCGGGGCCGTATTCGGTCTGACGTCGATGTATACACCGTCGTCTGCTGTTGCCTCGGATCCTCTGGTCGTATTGCTTCCACGCATTCTTGTCGGCATTACACCGTATTTGACTTATCGTTGGACGGGGATGCTGGGTGAGTATTCCCGGCTCGGTCTGGCGGCTGTTGTCGGGACGCTGACGAATACGGTCGGTTTTTTGGGCATGGCCTGGTTTTTGGGATATTTTGATTTTGAAACGATAGTGGACGTCGCTTGGAAACATGGGCTGCCGGAGATTGTGGTTGCTGTGTTGATAGTCCTTCCGGCGGTTGTGCTTTTGCGAAAAGCGCAGGTGTGGATCGAGACTGTTTTGGATTGA
- the epsC gene encoding serine O-acetyltransferase EpsC has product MTERDYSLADVVALLVESGDSGPASHRYSDDIPMPSVETLSEIVEDLRTVLFPGYYGPSEITPDTMPYYIGSTLDRVERHLSDQIRRGYCFVCEKTNTETCHDCDARAKEMARKFIRKLPKIREDLLGDVEAAYDGDPAAKTHGETIFCYPSIRALTNHRIAHELYRLGVDIIPRIIGEMAHSDTGIDIHPGATIGKNFFMDHGTGTVVGETCIIGDNVRVYQGVTLGAKSFPKGEDERLIKGLPRHPVVEDDVIIYAGATILGRITIGKGAVIGGNVWITRDVPAGAQIVQSRAMHQSFIDGGGI; this is encoded by the coding sequence ATGACTGAAAGAGACTACTCACTTGCCGACGTCGTGGCACTGCTCGTCGAATCCGGCGACAGCGGTCCGGCCTCGCATCGTTATTCCGACGATATCCCCATGCCGTCCGTGGAGACCCTGTCAGAAATAGTCGAGGACCTGCGTACAGTTCTGTTTCCAGGTTACTACGGCCCCTCGGAAATCACCCCGGACACCATGCCCTATTATATAGGCTCTACCCTTGATCGCGTTGAACGTCATCTCAGCGACCAGATCAGGCGCGGCTACTGTTTCGTCTGCGAAAAGACCAATACAGAAACGTGTCACGACTGTGATGCGCGGGCAAAAGAGATGGCACGAAAATTCATCAGAAAACTCCCTAAAATCAGGGAAGACCTGCTCGGTGACGTTGAAGCGGCATACGACGGTGACCCTGCGGCCAAGACCCATGGCGAAACCATTTTCTGTTATCCGTCGATCCGAGCCTTGACCAATCATCGCATTGCCCATGAACTCTATCGGCTCGGCGTTGATATCATTCCCCGCATCATAGGCGAAATGGCACATTCCGATACCGGTATCGACATTCATCCGGGCGCGACTATCGGCAAAAACTTTTTCATGGATCACGGGACCGGAACCGTTGTCGGTGAGACCTGCATTATCGGAGACAACGTACGCGTATACCAAGGGGTCACCCTTGGCGCAAAAAGCTTCCCCAAAGGAGAAGACGAGCGCCTCATCAAAGGACTGCCCCGGCACCCTGTGGTCGAAGACGACGTCATCATCTATGCCGGAGCCACCATCCTTGGACGAATTACCATCGGCAAAGGTGCGGTCATCGGCGGTAACGTCTGGATAACACGAGATGTTCCGGCCGGCGCACAGATTGTACAGTCACGCGCCATGCATCAATCATTCATTGACGGCGGTGGCATTTAA
- the cysK gene encoding cysteine synthase A, producing MKIANDMTELVGKTPLVRLNKISAGLPATVVAKLEFNNPGASVKDRIAKHMVETALADGTINQDTTLIEPTSGNTGIGLAFVCAVKNMRLILTMPENMSIERRKLLKGFGAELVLTPAQTGMKGAIEKARELLTQIDNSFMPMQFENMSNPAIHRETTAEEIWTDTDGQVDIFVAGVGTGGTITGVGEKLKSKKPELLAVAVEPDASPVLSGGSPAPHTIQGIGAGFVPDTLNTDIINEIIRMDGDTALETAKRMIAEEGILCGISSGANCAAAIELAKREENAGKMIVFIVCDTGERYLSTALFE from the coding sequence ATGAAAATAGCAAACGACATGACGGAACTTGTGGGGAAAACCCCACTGGTTCGACTCAACAAGATATCGGCAGGCCTTCCGGCAACCGTGGTGGCAAAGCTCGAATTCAATAACCCCGGCGCATCGGTCAAGGACCGCATCGCCAAACACATGGTCGAAACCGCCCTTGCTGACGGCACGATCAACCAAGACACGACCCTTATTGAGCCGACAAGCGGCAACACGGGTATAGGCTTGGCTTTTGTCTGTGCAGTCAAAAACATGCGCCTCATCCTGACCATGCCGGAAAACATGAGCATTGAGCGCCGCAAACTTCTCAAGGGATTCGGTGCCGAACTCGTCCTCACTCCGGCTCAAACCGGTATGAAAGGAGCCATTGAAAAGGCGAGGGAACTGCTCACGCAGATCGACAACTCCTTCATGCCCATGCAGTTCGAAAACATGTCCAATCCCGCGATACACCGCGAGACAACCGCAGAGGAAATCTGGACCGACACGGACGGACAGGTAGACATCTTCGTGGCAGGCGTCGGAACTGGCGGCACTATCACCGGCGTCGGCGAAAAGCTGAAAAGCAAAAAGCCCGAGCTGCTGGCAGTGGCTGTCGAACCGGATGCCTCGCCCGTGCTGTCAGGCGGTTCACCGGCTCCCCACACTATTCAGGGCATTGGCGCAGGATTCGTCCCCGACACACTCAACACCGACATCATTAATGAAATCATCAGGATGGATGGAGACACGGCCCTTGAAACCGCCAAACGCATGATCGCCGAAGAAGGCATCCTGTGTGGCATCTCATCCGGCGCAAACTGTGCGGCTGCCATTGAGTTGGCCAAACGGGAAGAAAATGCGGGAAAAATGATCGTATTCATCGTCTGCGATACAGGCGAACGTTATCTCAGCACAGCCCTTTTTGAATAG
- the nifS gene encoding cysteine desulfurase NifS produces MKTIYMDNNATTQVDPAVFDEMKPFFTDLYGNPSSMHRFGGQVGAKIREARERVAALLNCAPEEIIFTSCGTESDNTAIRSALNAQPEKRHIITTRVEHPAILSLCKFLEKKEGYEVTYLGTDENGRLDIEELKASIRKDTAIISVMWANNETGNIFPLEEIAKIAKANDVYLHTDAVQAVGKIPIDLAKTPIDMLSLSGHKLHAPKGIGALFVRKRLPFRPLLIGGHQEGSRRAGTENTTGIIALGKACELAKQHMTTEVTEVRALRDKLENGLLESIPDSVLNGDKDNRLPNTSNISFGYVEGEAILLMMDQLGICASSGSACTSGSLEPSHVLRAMGVPFTFAHGSIRFSLSRFNTEKEVDSVLESLPPIIANLRKLSPFSADKAPTACTKK; encoded by the coding sequence ATGAAAACTATATACATGGACAACAATGCGACCACTCAAGTCGATCCGGCTGTATTCGATGAAATGAAACCTTTCTTCACCGACCTCTACGGCAACCCTTCCTCGATGCACCGTTTCGGAGGACAGGTTGGAGCCAAAATCAGGGAGGCCAGAGAAAGAGTGGCCGCACTCTTGAATTGCGCCCCGGAAGAAATCATTTTCACCTCCTGCGGCACGGAATCCGACAACACGGCAATCCGCTCCGCCCTCAACGCCCAGCCTGAAAAACGGCACATCATCACCACAAGGGTGGAACACCCTGCCATACTCAGTCTGTGTAAATTCCTCGAAAAAAAAGAAGGATACGAAGTCACCTACCTCGGGACAGATGAAAACGGCAGGCTCGACATCGAGGAACTGAAAGCCAGCATCCGCAAGGACACGGCAATCATTTCAGTCATGTGGGCCAACAACGAAACCGGCAATATTTTTCCGCTTGAAGAAATCGCAAAAATTGCCAAGGCCAACGACGTCTATCTCCACACCGACGCAGTACAGGCTGTCGGCAAGATCCCCATCGATCTGGCCAAGACGCCCATAGACATGCTTTCCCTTTCCGGACACAAGCTCCACGCCCCCAAGGGAATTGGAGCCCTTTTCGTACGCAAGCGCCTTCCTTTCCGCCCCCTACTCATCGGTGGCCATCAGGAAGGAAGCCGCAGAGCCGGTACGGAAAATACCACCGGCATCATCGCACTCGGCAAGGCGTGTGAGCTTGCAAAACAACATATGACTACCGAGGTCACTGAAGTCCGAGCCCTTCGCGACAAACTGGAGAACGGCCTCCTTGAAAGCATCCCGGACTCCGTTCTCAACGGCGACAAGGACAACCGTCTTCCCAACACCTCCAACATTTCATTTGGGTATGTTGAAGGTGAAGCCATTCTACTCATGATGGACCAGCTCGGCATCTGTGCAAGTTCTGGTTCGGCCTGTACGTCGGGCAGCCTTGAACCTTCGCATGTACTGCGGGCCATGGGCGTCCCGTTCACCTTTGCCCACGGCTCCATCCGGTTCAGCCTGAGCCGATTCAACACAGAGAAAGAGGTGGACTCCGTTCTGGAATCACTCCCGCCGATCATTGCCAACCTTCGCAAGCTGTCTCCTTTTTCCGCGGACAAGGCTCCGACGGCATGCACAAAGAAATAA